TCGTGCTCCTCGCCCTCGACACCGCCACCCCCGACGTCACCGTCGCCCTGCGCGACGACGAACGCGTCGTGGCGAGCGCCGGCGGTGATCACCCGATGCGCCACGGCGAGCAGCTCGCACCGGCCATCGCCGAGGTGCTCGCCGCCGTCGACGCGACGCCCCGCGACGTCACCGCGATCGCGGTCGGCACGGGGCCGGGACCCTTCACGGGCCTGCGCGTCGGCATCGTCACGGCGCGCACGATGGCCGCGGTGCTGGGGATCCCGACGTACGGCGTGTGCACGCTCGACGTCCTCGCCGCACAGGCCGCCGACACCGGGGTGGTCGAGGGCCGCTTCCTGGTCGCCAGCGACGCGCGGCGCAAGGAGGTCTATTGGGCGGCGTACGACGTCGCGGGTCCGGGTGAGCAGGTGGTGCGTCTCGACGGTCCGCAGGTGGGTGCCGCTGCCGATCTGCCGGCCGAGCTGCGCGCGCTGCCGGTCGTCGGGGAGGGCGGGCGTCTCTACCCCGTCGCGTTCGGTGACGTCCGGGGTCCGGAGCGGCCGTCGGCGGCCGTGCTCGCCGAGGTCGTCGCCGCCGAGCGGGTCGAGTTGCGCGATCCCGAACCCCTCTACCTCCGCCGGCCCGACGCGGTCGAGCCCACGCCGCGCCGGCGGGTCTCGTGAGCACCGTGACGGTCGCGCTGCGTGCCGGAGAAGCGGCCGACCTGGCGGCGCTCGCCGCGCTCGAGCACGCCTGCTTCGGCGCTGACGCCTGGGACACGGGCTCCCTGCGCGCCGAGCTCACCGGCCCGGGCCGGCAGCTGCGCGTGGCGACCGATGACGCCGGGAGCATGGTCGGCTACGCCGACGTGCTCGTCGCCGGCGACGTCGCCGACCTGCTGCGCATCGCCACCGACCCGTCCGCGCGGCGCACCGGTGTCGCCACGGCGTTGCTCGGCGACGCGGTCGCCCATGCCCGAGCGGCCGGCGCCGACCGGATGCTGCTCGAGGTCAGCGACGCCAACGCAGGAGCCGTCGCGTTCTACACCGCGCGCGGCTTCACCCCGATCGACGTACGCCCGCGCTACTACCGCGACGGCAGTGCCGCGCTGGTGCTGCGGCGCGACCTCGCACTCCCGGGAGGAACGCAGTGAAGGACGAGCCACTGGTGCTGGGCATCGAGTCCTCGTGCGACGAGACCGGCGTCGGTCTCGTGCGCGGCACCACCCTGCTCGCCGACGCCGTGGCCTCCAGCGTCGAGGAGCACGCCCGCTTCGGCGGCGTCGTGCCCGAGGTCGCCTCCCGCGCCCACCTCGAGGCGATGGTCCCGACGCTGGAGCGCGCGTGCGACGAGGCGGGGGTGAGCCTGTGGGACGTCGATGCGATCGCCGTGACCAGCGGCCCCGGACTCGCGGGTGCGCTGCTCGTCGGCGTCGCTGCTGCCAAGGCGCTCGCGGTCAGCCTCGGCAAGCCGTTGTACGGCGTCAACCACGTCGTCGGCCACGTCGCCGTCGACCAGCTCGAGCACGGTCCGCTGCCTCCTGAGTGCCTTGCCCTGCTGGTCTCCGGCGGCCACACCAACCTGCTGCGCGTGGCCGACATCGCGTCCGACGTCGAGGAGCTCGGCGGGACGCTGGACGACGCCGCGGGCGAGGCCTTCGACAAGGTCGCCCGGCTGCTCGACCTGCCCTACCCGGGCGGGCCGAGCATCGACGCGGTCGCCGTCGACGGTGACCCCTCGGCGATCCGCTTCCCGCGCGGGCTGACCTCGCAGCGCGACCTCGAGCGGCACCGCTACGACTTCTCGTTCTCCGGCCTCAAGACCGCGGTCGCGCGCTGGGTCGAGGCGAAGGAGGCCGCCGGAGAGCCGGTGCCGGTCGCCGACGTCGCGGCATCCTTCCGCGAAGCCGTCTGCGACGTGCTCACCCGCAAGGCGTTCGACGCCGCGAAGCAGCACGGCATCACCGACATGGTGGTCGGCGGGGGAGTCACGGCCAACGCCCGGCTGCGGGAGATGGCCGCGACCCGCGCCGAGGCGGCGGGAGTCCGGCTGCGCACGCCACGACCACGGCTGTGCACCGACAACGGCGCGATGATCGCCGCTCTCGGTGCTGCCGTGGTCGCCGCCGGCCAGGAGCCTTCGGGCCTGGACCTGGCCGTCGACTCCTCGCTGCCGCCGTCCGAGGTCCGGGGCTGACTCAGCCCTGGGCCTGTGGGTGCAGCAGGGTGAGGCGCTGGTCGGCGTTCTCGGACCAGGGCAGCACCTCGGAGACCAGCTCCACGGTGCCGTCGAGGTCGAGGCGCAGCACGGCGTACTCCGCCGGGCCCTCCCCGTCGCTCTGGTCGACGCTCACCAGCAGCGAGTCCGCGTCCTCCCACGCTGACTGGATCACGAAGAACTGCAGGCCCTGTGGGGCCGTGAAGTCCACGACCGTCTCCCCGGTGGTGGCGTCCAGCACCGAGATGCCCGGGTCGCCCCCTCCGCTGCGATAGGCCGGCCCTGCGCTGAGGAAGCGGCCGTCGGGACTGAAGTCGCGCAGCCCCTGCTCGCAGGTGCGCTCCCAGGCCGGCTGGCCGGTCGCGACGTCGATCACCGCGAAGCAGCCGGTGTTGTCGGCGCGGACGTCGACCTGCGCGGTCACGCGTCCGGTGGCGGCGTCGAGACCCTCGAAGCCCTCCGGCGGGGTGCCGATCGGGGTCGCGGTGCCGTCGGGGGAGATCCGTTGCAGCGTGGGTGACTCCGCCTTGGTGGCCGGCTCGACCAGGGTGATGACGTCGTCGCCGGCGAAGCCGCGCGGGACGGTGCCGTCGGACAGGTCCGCGCGCCACAGTTCGACGCCATCGGCGTCGACCACGACCAGCTCTGCGGTGTCCCCCTCCCGCACGACGTACGCCGTACGCCCGGTGGCGGGGTCGTGGGCAGGCGCGGCCGAGGGGAACCCGTCGGTGACCGCACCGTCGGCGTCGAGGATCCAGCCGTAGCGGTCCTCGCCCTGCACGTAGCCCTGCACGAACCACCCGTCCCCGAGCGGCACGGCCTGCTGGGTGGTGCCGAGGTCGTCGACCTGCAGGTCGCCGAGGCGCAGCGTCTGACCGTCGACGACGAACCCGGTGGTCGCCGGAGGCTCGCCCGGCTCCGCGTCGCGCAGGTCGAGCGGGACCACGCGGCCGTAGTCCAGCTGCACGACGGCGGGCTCGTCGATCGGGTCGTCGACCCGCGAGCCCTCGTTGCCGAGCAGCAACGCGCCGGGCACCGCCGCGCCGGCGACGATCGCCAGCGCGGCGAGCCCGGTGCCGATGCGCCGGCGGCGCTGGATGCCGCGGGCGGTGGACTTGATGTCGTCGAGTCCGATCGGGGTGAGGTCCGGTCGGTCCGCCTGGGTGCGCAGCGTGCGCACCAGGTCCAGCTCGTCGAGGGGACTCATCGGGCCTCCTCCCCCTCTCGGTCGGTCTCTGTCGGGTCGGAGCGGTAGCCGGCCAGCGCCTGGGTCTCGGTGGCGCGGCCGCGCAGGGTTGCCAGGGCACGGGAGGCCTGCGACTTCACGGTGCCGGGGGAGATCCCCAGCACCTGGGCGATCTCCGCCTCGCTCATGTCCTCGTAGTAGCGCAGCACCACCACGGCCCGCTGCTTGCGGGGCAGGGTCTGCACGAAGTCCCACAGCGCGGCCTGGAGGCCGTCATCGGGCACGTCGGCGTACGCCCGGTCGGGCAACGCGTCGCTGGCGTGCTCACGGCGCTTCCACGCGCGGCGCCACAGGGAGTTGTGCTCGTTGACGAGGATCCGGCGGACGTAGCCGTCGATCACCTGCTGGTCGCGCACCTTGTCCCACGACAGATACAGCTTGGCGAGCGCGGTCTGCACGAGGTCCTCGGCGGTGTGCCGGTCCCCGCTGAGCAGGTACGCCGTCCGCAACAGCGACGGCTGGCGCGCGGCCATGTAGGAGGCGAACTCGGCGTCGCGGTCAGCCGCCCGACTGCTCGCCACCCGGTCGGTCTCGCCGGCCATGCCCACCTCCCGTACGGGTATGCCGGCCGCGGCATCTCGTGCCTGCATCGGCCCCTCCATCCTTCCTGGTCCACCGGCCGGTGGACCAGTGTCGACACCAAGACGCGAGGGGCGCGTCGCAGGTTGCATCGGGGTGCTCGCCGCCCTGCCGGTGGCGTGCCCATGGTCACTAGGGTGGGGGCAGCGGGACGGAGTGGTCCTGCAGCGAGCTTGAGGAGGAGACGTGGCGCAGCAGGTACGCGCAGTGGTGGCACGAGCCAAGGGCGAGCCGGTCGAGGTGGTCACGATCAACGTGCCCGACCCGGGGCCGGGCGAGGCAGTGGTGAAGGTGCAGGCCTGCGGGGTCTGCCACACCGACCTGCACTACCGCGAAGGCGGCATCAACGACGACTTCCCGTTCCTCCTCGGTCACGAGGCGGCGGGTGTCGTCGAGGCCGTCGGGGAGGGCGTCACGGCGATCGCGCCCGGTGACTTCGTCGTCCTCAACTGGCGCGCGGTCTGCGGTGAGTGCCGCGCCTGCAAGCGCGGCCAGCTGGAGTACTGCTTCGCCACGCACAACGCGACGCAGAAGATGACGCTCGCCGAGGGTCCGGACGCTGGCACCGAGCTCTCCCCGGCGCTGGGCATCGGCGCGTTCGCGGAGAAGACCCTGGTCGCGGCCGGTCAGTGCACCAAGGTCGACGAGTCGGCCCGCCCGGCGGCGGTCGGCCTGCTCGGCTGCGGCGTGATGGCCGGCATCGGTGCGGCGATCAACACCGGGGCCGCGACCCGCGGCAAGTCGGTCGCGGTCATCGGCTGCGGCGGTGTGGGCGTGGCCGCGGTCGCGGGCGCTGCGCTCGCCGGCTCCAGCCCGATCATCGCGGTCGACATCGACGCCAAGAAGCTCGAGGCGGCCAAGAAGCTCGGCGCCACCCACACGGTCGACTCGTCCCAGGTCGACGCGGTGGAGGAGATCAAGCGCATCTGCGCCGAGACCTACGAGGGCGCCGAGGGCGCCGACGTGGTCGTCGAGGCGGTCGGTCGCCCGGAGACCTGGAAGCAGGCGTTCTATGCCCGCGACCTCGCCGGCGTCGTGGTCCTCGTGGGAGTCCCCACGCCCGACATGCAGGTGCCCGAGCTGCCGCTGATCGACGTGTTCGGCCGCGGCGGTGCCCTGAAGTCCAGCTGGTACGGCGACTGCCTGCCCGAGCGCGACTTCCCGATGCTGGTCGACCTCTACCAGCAGGGGCGGCTCGACCTGGACGCGTTCGTCACCGAGGAGATCGGCATCGACGACATCGAGGCGGCCTTCGAGAAGATGCACCACGGTGACGTGCTCCGCTCGGTGGTGATCCTCAAGTGACCGCACGCATCGATCACGGCACCACGTCGGGCACCTTCAGCCTCGACGGGCAGACCTTCGACGTCGACAACAACGTGTGGGTGGTGGGCGACGACACCGAGTGCGTCGTCATCGACGCCCCGCACGACGTCGACGGCATCATGGCGGTCGTCGGCGACCGCACCGTGCGCGCGATCCTGCTCACCCACGCCCACGACGACCATGTGCGGGTCGCTCCGGCGCTGCGGGAGCGGACGCAGGCGCCGTTGCTGCTGCACCCCGACGACAAGCCGTTGTGGGAGCTCACCCACCCCGACGAGCTGTGGGACGCCGACCTCACCGACGGCCGCACCATCGAGATCGGCGGCACGTCGCTGCAGGTCATCCACACGCCCGGGCACGCTCCGGGCGCGGTCTGCTTCTACGCCCCCGACCTGGGGTGCGTCTTCACCGGCGACACGCTGTTCAACGGTGGTCCGGGAGCGACCGGACGCTCGTACTCCGACGAGGACCTGATCAAGTCCTCCATCCGCACCCGGCTCTTCCCGCTGCCCGACGACACGGTCGTCCACACCGGCCACGGTGACGACACGACGATCGGCGCGGAGAAGGCGACGCTCGGGGAGTAGCCCGACCGCGACCCCTCAACGGTGTCGTCTGGTGTCAGCAGGTGGCACCAGACGACACCGTTGTCGTCTGCTCGGGACCAAAGGCCCACTGACACGTGTCATTGAGCGGTAGGCCGGGTAGGCGCGGTCTTCGTACGTTGTTCTCGGGAGGGGAAAGAGCCCCTCACAACGGAAGGAAATCTCATGCGCGCGGCACTCGACCGGCTCATCTCCTGGACTGGAATCCTGCTCGCCCTCGTCCTGCTCGTCGCGGGCGGACTGCTCACCTGGGCCAGCATGTTCATCGGCGACCAGGTCGACCAGCAGCTCTCCGACCAGGAGATCGTCATGCCGACCGAGGAGGCGATCGATGCCGACGAGGCGCTGACCGACGAGGACCGGGACGCGCTGCGTGAGTTCGCCGGTGAGCCCCTCGACAACGGTCCGAAGGCCAAGGCCTACGCCGACAACTACATCCTCCGGCACATGGAGGCCGCCACCGGTGGCGAGACCTACAACTCGCTCGGCGCGGTCCAGCGCGAGGCGTGCGCCGACCCCGAGAGCGAGGAGTGCGCGCAGGTGAACGCCCAGCGCGACACCGCGTTCAAGGGCAACACCCTGCGCGGCCTGCTGCTCTACGGCTACGCGTTCGCCACGATGGGCACGATCGCCGGGTACGCCGCCATCGGTGCCTTCGTCGGCGCGGTCCTGCTGCTGATCCTCGCCGGTCTCGGGATGCGGCACGCCAAGCGCGCCGAGGAGGAGCGCAAGGCGGGCGTCACCACCGTCTGACCCACGCCGTCTCGCAGGACGTCATACGCCCCCGGAGCTATAGCCCCGGGGGCGTATGACGTTAGGGGGCGGTCTGCGCGGGGCTGAGCGGCTCGACCAGGAACGCGCAGCCCTTGTCGGCCACGCGCGTGAGGACGAGCGTGGCGGCGCTGTCGCCGCGCAGGGCAAGCCGGGGGCGCAGCTGCTCGGGCGTCACCGCGACGCCGCGGGTCTTGATGGTGAGCGCCCCGATCCCGCGCGCGCGCAAGGCGGCGCGCAACGGCTTCTCCCGGAACGGCACCTCCTCGACGACGCGGTAGCCGCGCGCGAAGGGGGTGGAGTACGCCGCATCCGCCGTCACCCAGGCGATCCGCGGGTCGACCAGCCGGCCATCGACGCCCGCGGCCACGGCCGTGACCAGGCCGGCGCGGATCACCGCGCCGTCCGGCTCGTAGAGGAAGGCGCCGACGTCCCCGACGGGGCGGTCGGCGGGGGTGAGGTGCCAGGGGTCGTCCTCCTCGGTGAGGGTGGCGAGACCGCCGGCGCCGAGCACCGTTGCGCGTCGCGCACAGGTCGCCAGCCACGACGACCACAGCACGGCCTCCTTCACGTCGCCGCGGTCGCTGACCCACTCGGCCTCGATACCGCCCGGGACCAGGTCGTGATCCAGACCGGGCGCGAGCTTCACGACCGAGGCGCGGCGCAGCAGCGACGTGATGAACGACCACGGCGGCGTCCACCCCTCGGCGTCGAAGACACGTCCTCGCGCCCCGCGGCGGGCCGGGTCGGCGTACACCACGTCGAAGGGGGAGAGGTCGAGAGTCGTGCCGTCGGCGACCTGGACCGCTCCGGGCAGGTCGAGGGCCTCGAGGTTGGCGCGGGCGATCGCCACCCGCAGCGGGTCGGTGTCGACGCCGGCCGCGGTCAGACCCGCGTCCGCGAAGGCGACGAGGTCGCCGCCGATGCCGCAGCCGAGGTCGAGCAGGGAGTGCGGGGTCGCCGCGGTGAGGCGCCCAGCCCGATGGCGGGCCACCGGCAGCCGCGTCGCCTGCTCGAGGCCGTCGGGAGTGAAGTACATCCGCGACGCGAGCTCGCCGAACTTCGCCACCGCGCGGATCCGCAGCTCGGCCTGGGCGAGGGCGGTCGTCGCCCGCTCGGCGGACGCACCGGTGCGGCGTACGGCCTCGGCGCGGGCGACCGGGTCCGCATGCTCCGCGCACGCCTGCTCGGCCCGGGCGAGAAGCTGCTGACCGGGTGGGGTGAGCAGCCAGGCGAACGCGTCGGGATCCACGCCGTCATCCAACCAGGACGGTCGCTGTGGCGCCCCCACGCCTGAGGTGTTGGCACTCGACTTGACCGAGTGCTAACCGCGGCCTAGATTTCGGATTGGCACTCTCCGCGTGAGTGTGCCAGCTCGTGTGGCGCGACCCCCGCGACGGCGCGCCGGCCATGAGCACCCCCAATCGACAACACGCGAATCACTTCAGCGAAAGTGGAGGTCGACATCGTGTCGGTCAGCATCAAGCCCCTCGAGGACCGGATCGTCGTCAAGCAGGTCGACGCCGAGCAGACCACTGCCTCGGGCCTCGTGATCCCGGACACCGCCAAGGAGAAGCCCCAGGAGGGCGAGGTCGTGGCGGTCGGTCCCGGCCGTTTCAACGACGACGGTGACGAGCGCGTCCCGATGGACATCAGCGTCGGCGACAAGGTCATCTACAGCAAGTACGGCGGCACCGAGGTCAAGTACGGCGGCGAGGAGTACCTCATCCTGTCCGCGCGTGACGTCTTGGCCATCGTCTCCTGACGAACTGGCACTTCGGCTGCCCGCCAGAAGATCCCTGCGATCCCTGGCGGGCTGCTGTCTTTGTGCGTCGCTGACGCCACACCGTTTTCGACAAGGAGAAACACATGCCCAAAATTCTGGAGTTCGACGAGAACGCACGCCGCTCGCTCGAGCGCGGCGTCGACGCGCTCGCGAACGCGGTCAAGGTGACGCTCGGCCCCAAGGGCCGCTACGTCGTCCTCGACAAGAAGTGGGGCGCCCCGACCATCACCAACGACGGTGTGACCGTCGCGCGTGAGGTCGAGCTGGACGACCCGTTCGAGAACCTCGGTGCGCAGCTCACCAAGGAGGTTGCGACCAAGACCAACGACATCGCCGGTGACGGTACGACGACCGCGACCGTGCTCGCTCAGGCGATGGTGCACCAGGGTCTGCGTGCGGTGGCTGCCGGCGCGAACCCGCTCGGTCTCAAGCGCGGCATGGACGCCGCGGTCGAGGCGGTGTCGGAGGCGCTGCTGAAGTCGGCGCGCGACATCGACTCGAAGGAGGACATGGCCGCGGTCGCGACCGTCTCCTCGCGCGACGCGCACATCGGCTCGCTGCTGGCCGAGGCCTTCGACAAGGTCGGCAAGGACGGTGTCATCACCGTCGAGGAGTCCAACACCATGGGCACCGAGCTCGACTTCACCGAGGGCATGCAGTTCGACAAGGGCTACCTGTCGCCGTACTTCGTCACCGACGCGGAGCGCATGGAAGCCGTCCTCGACGACCCCTACATCCTCCTGCACCAGGGCAAGATCTCGGCCATCGCCGAGCTGCTCCCGCTGCTGGAGAAGGTCATCCAGGCCGGCAAGCCGCTGTTCATCCTCGCCGAGGACGTCGAGGGCGAGGCGCTCTCGACGCTGGTCGTCAACAAGATCCGCGGCACCTTCAACGCCGTCGCGGTGAAGAGCCCGGCGTTCGGCGACCGCCGCAAGGCGATGATGCAGGACATCGCGACCCTGACCGGTGGTCAGGTCATCGCCCCCGAGGTCGGCCTCAAGCTCGACCAGGTCGGTCTCGAGGTGCTGGGCCAGGCCCGGCGCGTCGTGGTCACCAAGGACACCA
The nucleotide sequence above comes from Nocardioides massiliensis. Encoded proteins:
- the groES gene encoding co-chaperone GroES, with the translated sequence MSVSIKPLEDRIVVKQVDAEQTTASGLVIPDTAKEKPQEGEVVAVGPGRFNDDGDERVPMDISVGDKVIYSKYGGTEVKYGGEEYLILSARDVLAIVS
- a CDS encoding S-(hydroxymethyl)mycothiol dehydrogenase yields the protein MAQQVRAVVARAKGEPVEVVTINVPDPGPGEAVVKVQACGVCHTDLHYREGGINDDFPFLLGHEAAGVVEAVGEGVTAIAPGDFVVLNWRAVCGECRACKRGQLEYCFATHNATQKMTLAEGPDAGTELSPALGIGAFAEKTLVAAGQCTKVDESARPAAVGLLGCGVMAGIGAAINTGAATRGKSVAVIGCGGVGVAAVAGAALAGSSPIIAVDIDAKKLEAAKKLGATHTVDSSQVDAVEEIKRICAETYEGAEGADVVVEAVGRPETWKQAFYARDLAGVVVLVGVPTPDMQVPELPLIDVFGRGGALKSSWYGDCLPERDFPMLVDLYQQGRLDLDAFVTEEIGIDDIEAAFEKMHHGDVLRSVVILK
- a CDS encoding MBL fold metallo-hydrolase, producing MTARIDHGTTSGTFSLDGQTFDVDNNVWVVGDDTECVVIDAPHDVDGIMAVVGDRTVRAILLTHAHDDHVRVAPALRERTQAPLLLHPDDKPLWELTHPDELWDADLTDGRTIEIGGTSLQVIHTPGHAPGAVCFYAPDLGCVFTGDTLFNGGPGATGRSYSDEDLIKSSIRTRLFPLPDDTVVHTGHGDDTTIGAEKATLGE
- the tsaB gene encoding tRNA (adenosine(37)-N6)-threonylcarbamoyltransferase complex dimerization subunit type 1 TsaB yields the protein MLLALDTATPDVTVALRDDERVVASAGGDHPMRHGEQLAPAIAEVLAAVDATPRDVTAIAVGTGPGPFTGLRVGIVTARTMAAVLGIPTYGVCTLDVLAAQAADTGVVEGRFLVASDARRKEVYWAAYDVAGPGEQVVRLDGPQVGAAADLPAELRALPVVGEGGRLYPVAFGDVRGPERPSAAVLAEVVAAERVELRDPEPLYLRRPDAVEPTPRRRVS
- the groL gene encoding chaperonin GroEL (60 kDa chaperone family; promotes refolding of misfolded polypeptides especially under stressful conditions; forms two stacked rings of heptamers to form a barrel-shaped 14mer; ends can be capped by GroES; misfolded proteins enter the barrel where they are refolded when GroES binds), with the translated sequence MPKILEFDENARRSLERGVDALANAVKVTLGPKGRYVVLDKKWGAPTITNDGVTVAREVELDDPFENLGAQLTKEVATKTNDIAGDGTTTATVLAQAMVHQGLRAVAAGANPLGLKRGMDAAVEAVSEALLKSARDIDSKEDMAAVATVSSRDAHIGSLLAEAFDKVGKDGVITVEESNTMGTELDFTEGMQFDKGYLSPYFVTDAERMEAVLDDPYILLHQGKISAIAELLPLLEKVIQAGKPLFILAEDVEGEALSTLVVNKIRGTFNAVAVKSPAFGDRRKAMMQDIATLTGGQVIAPEVGLKLDQVGLEVLGQARRVVVTKDTTTIVEGAGDAAEVEGRVSQIKAEIDNTDSDWDREKLQERLAKLAGGVCVIKVGAATEVELKEKKHRIEDAVSATRAAIEEGIVAGGGSAIVHAASALDGDLGLSGDEAIGVRVVRKAVDEPLRWIAENGGEQGYVVVANVRSGKVGEGYNAATGEYGDLVAQGVLDPVKVTKAALANASSIAGMLLTTETLIVEKPEDEDETAAAGHGHGHGH
- a CDS encoding GNAT family N-acetyltransferase; the encoded protein is MSTVTVALRAGEAADLAALAALEHACFGADAWDTGSLRAELTGPGRQLRVATDDAGSMVGYADVLVAGDVADLLRIATDPSARRTGVATALLGDAVAHARAAGADRMLLEVSDANAGAVAFYTARGFTPIDVRPRYYRDGSAALVLRRDLALPGGTQ
- a CDS encoding class I SAM-dependent methyltransferase — its product is MDPDAFAWLLTPPGQQLLARAEQACAEHADPVARAEAVRRTGASAERATTALAQAELRIRAVAKFGELASRMYFTPDGLEQATRLPVARHRAGRLTAATPHSLLDLGCGIGGDLVAFADAGLTAAGVDTDPLRVAIARANLEALDLPGAVQVADGTTLDLSPFDVVYADPARRGARGRVFDAEGWTPPWSFITSLLRRASVVKLAPGLDHDLVPGGIEAEWVSDRGDVKEAVLWSSWLATCARRATVLGAGGLATLTEEDDPWHLTPADRPVGDVGAFLYEPDGAVIRAGLVTAVAAGVDGRLVDPRIAWVTADAAYSTPFARGYRVVEEVPFREKPLRAALRARGIGALTIKTRGVAVTPEQLRPRLALRGDSAATLVLTRVADKGCAFLVEPLSPAQTAP
- the tsaD gene encoding tRNA (adenosine(37)-N6)-threonylcarbamoyltransferase complex transferase subunit TsaD is translated as MKDEPLVLGIESSCDETGVGLVRGTTLLADAVASSVEEHARFGGVVPEVASRAHLEAMVPTLERACDEAGVSLWDVDAIAVTSGPGLAGALLVGVAAAKALAVSLGKPLYGVNHVVGHVAVDQLEHGPLPPECLALLVSGGHTNLLRVADIASDVEELGGTLDDAAGEAFDKVARLLDLPYPGGPSIDAVAVDGDPSAIRFPRGLTSQRDLERHRYDFSFSGLKTAVARWVEAKEAAGEPVPVADVAASFREAVCDVLTRKAFDAAKQHGITDMVVGGGVTANARLREMAATRAEAAGVRLRTPRPRLCTDNGAMIAALGAAVVAAGQEPSGLDLAVDSSLPPSEVRG
- a CDS encoding SigE family RNA polymerase sigma factor, yielding MAGETDRVASSRAADRDAEFASYMAARQPSLLRTAYLLSGDRHTAEDLVQTALAKLYLSWDKVRDQQVIDGYVRRILVNEHNSLWRRAWKRREHASDALPDRAYADVPDDGLQAALWDFVQTLPRKQRAVVVLRYYEDMSEAEIAQVLGISPGTVKSQASRALATLRGRATETQALAGYRSDPTETDREGEEAR